A segment of the Nitrospinota bacterium genome:
TTGTACCTGACCTAATGTCAAGAGGTTGGGTATTAACTCTTCTACTACTTTGGAATGGGAAAGAGAAAAGTTATCTAATAGAGACTGAACTTCCTGACGTCCGAGGAGTTCATGAGCATGGGTCTTAATAACCTCGGAGATATGGGTCGCCATCACTGTTGAGGAATCCACAACAGTATAGCCTGCTAACTGAGATCTTTCTTTGTCTGCTTCTGTAATCCATACTGCCGGAAGTCCAAAAGCAGGCTCCTTGGTAGCAATCCCTTTGATTTCTTTCTCAACAGTTCCAGGGTTCATAGCAAGATAAAGATCCTTCATCAATTCTGCTTTTGCTACCTCTACGCCTTTCATCAAAACAGAGTATTCATTTGGTTTTAGTTGTAAGTTATCCCTAATATGTAAAGGTGGTACGATAATCCCCATCTCGAGGGCGAAGTGACGGCGTATGGATTTAATTCTTTCCAAAAGATCACCCTTTTGATCAACATCAACCAAGGGAATGAGGTTATAACCTACTTCTAATCCCAACACATCTAAAGGAAGGAGGGTTTCTACTTTTTCTTTAATCTTTGATCTTCCAATCTTACTCTGCTTTTCTTTCTCTTTCTTAATTTCGATCTTTTCTGATTTCAATGTAAAATAGGCAATAGCGCCTGTTATCACTGATAAGGTGATAAAAGGAAATTTGGGTAGTCCCGGGATTAAACCAAAGAAAAATAATATTGCTGACGCTATGATGACTGGTGTAGGCTTAAGAAATATCTGGCGGGTAATTTCTTTTCCCAAATTTGATTGAGACTCTACTCTTGTAACAACGATACCTGCTGCTGTAGAAATGACAAGAGCAGGAATCTGCGTTACTAATCCATCTCCAACAGTAAGTAATGTATATGTCTGGGCAGCATCACCCAAAGACATCCCTTGTTGCAACGAACCAATAATGAGCCCACCCAGTATATTAATAAATGTGATGATGATTCCTGCTATAGCATCTCCTCTCACAAATTTACTTGCACCATCCATCGCTCCGTAAAAATCTGCCTGTTTTTCTATTTTTCTGCGTTTTTCTCTTGCCTCTTCTTCTCCTATCAAGCCAGCATTTAAATCAGCATCGATACTCATTTGCTTACCAGGCATAGCATCTAGGGTAAAACGAGCTGCAACTTCGGCAATTCTTCCAGAACCTTTT
Coding sequences within it:
- the flhA gene encoding flagellar biosynthesis protein FlhA gives rise to the protein MERIEKRTGIPFITKHSDAAVALGVIAILIIMIIPLPTIALDILLSFSITLSLMIILVAMYTYHPLEFSVFPSLLLITTLYRLALNIASTRLILLHGNEGTDAAGNVIQSFGTFVVGGNYVVGSIVFLILVIINFVVITKGSGRIAEVAARFTLDAMPGKQMSIDADLNAGLIGEEEAREKRRKIEKQADFYGAMDGASKFVRGDAIAGIIITFINILGGLIIGSLQQGMSLGDAAQTYTLLTVGDGLVTQIPALVISTAAGIVVTRVESQSNLGKEITRQIFLKPTPVIIASAILFFFGLIPGLPKFPFITLSVITGAIAYFTLKSEKIEIKKEKEKQSKIGRSKIKEKVETLLPLDVLGLEVGYNLIPLVDVDQKGDLLERIKSIRRHFALEMGIIVPPLHIRDNLQLKPNEYSVLMKGVEVAKAELMKDLYLAMNPGTVEKEIKGIATKEPAFGLPAVWITEADKERSQLAGYTVVDSSTVMATHISEVIKTHAHELLGRQEVQSLLDNFSLSHSKVVEELIPNLLTLGQVQKVLQNLLKEDVSIRDLLTILETLADYAPINKDSIVLTEYVRQALSRSITKQYISGEGDLPVITLDNKTEELVFNSIQRTEQGTYLAMEPTTAQNLITKINQSLEKLVSTNYHPILLTSPSIRYHLKRFIERFIPHLVILSHNEVAHNTNIRGLEVVSL